In one window of Hyla sarda isolate aHylSar1 chromosome 1, aHylSar1.hap1, whole genome shotgun sequence DNA:
- the LOC130306446 gene encoding protein spinster homolog 1-like encodes MASPQDPLLKEEEEAMEDHSDMDVEKGDIPERQNLPSLSVMSTARSIITVVILAFVNLLIYANRSSVAGVLPYIQKAYDTNASLSGLLNTLFIGSYVLVAPIAGYLGDHCNKKYTVCAGVIVWLSMTLTLSFIPDGYFLLFLLTSGLVGAGEATFCTIAPSIIADLFTSDQRTRMLNVFYSVIPVGCGLGYIIGPKVTDAARGDWHWAFRVTPGLGLIAVALMILVTKELPRTTTNGKKNNKSQKFAKWATDLKKLFKNRSFMLTTMGSTAVSFIVGAIGVWGPSYLTHARTLLQEKDPCRAEPCDYHDILIFGVVTVVSGILGVVAGTEISKRYRKSNPRADPLVCGCAMMLSAPFLLLALTFGNISLVATNIFIFIGETLLSVNFTLISDIILKVVTPWRRSSALAVQMTIYHLLGDAGSPYLIGLISDTYERGYAKSPLLKYRSLEYALMTCTIMTVIGGAFFMATALYIERDEKEAEMESEPPSSSSSSLLPADEDRASD; translated from the coding sequence atggcctctccacaagacccattgctgaaggaggaggaagaagcaatggaggaccatagtgatatggatgtagaaaagggcgatatccctgagaggcagaacctgccatctctaagcgtgatgtccaccgcacgttccatcatcaccgtagtgatcctcgcctttgttaatttgctcatctatgcaaatcgctccagcgtggcgggggtgctgccttatatacagaaagcatatgacaccaatgctagtctgtccggcttattgaatacattgttcattggaagctacgttctggtcgcaccaattgccggatatttgggcgaccactgtaataagaaatatactgtttgcgcaggagtcatcgtttggctgagcatgacacttaccctgtcattcatccctgacgggtacttcctgctcttcctgctgacgagtggactggttggagccggagaggcgactttctgcaccatcgccccctccatcattgcagacctttttacaagtgaccagcggacccgcatgctgaacgtgttttactccgtcatacctgtaggctgcggactaggatacatcatcgggcccaaagtgactgatgcagcaaggggcgattggcactgggcatttcgggttacccctggcctgggcctcatagctgtggctttgatgattttggtcacaaaggagcttccaagaacaactacaaacgggaagaagaacaacaaatcccagaagtttgccaaatgggcgacagatctgaaaaaactatttaaaaatcgaagcttcatgttaaccaccatgggatcgacggctgtatccttcatagtgggagccataggtgtatggggtccgtcatacctgacccacgcacgaacactcctacaagagaaggacccttgccgtgctgaaccgtgtgactatcacgacatcctaatatttggtgtggttacagtcgtttctggcattctgggagttgtagcagggacggagataagtaaaagatatcgcaaatccaacccacgggcggacccgcttgtgtgtggatgcgcgatgatgctctccgccccttttcttctgttggcattgacttttggcaacatcagcctcgttgccaccaacatcttcatcttcatcggagagacgcttctgtcagtaaatttcaccctcatatctgacattatactaaaagtagtaactccatggaggagatcttcagccctggccgtgcagatgacaatctatcacctcctaggtgacgccggcagcccgtatctcatcggcctgatatctgacacctacgaacgaggatatgccaaatcccctcttctgaaataccgcagcctggagtatgccctcatgacctgcaccataatgacagtcatcggaggggccttcttcatggccacggccctatatatagagagggacgaaaaagaagcagagatggaatcagaacctccgtcatcctcctcctcctcactgcttcctgccgatgaggaccgcgcttcagactga